One genomic window of Acidobacteriota bacterium includes the following:
- a CDS encoding response regulator transcription factor, whose amino-acid sequence MTSQSFPHSRIVRVLLIQNQECVRLGLRLLLESMPEIEVIGEASNYAQAITAIKHNHPDVILLDHEHGGDCSIDTIPDLLVASENGKVLVFTGEWNPDSHYRAFGLGATGLVFKTDSPTVLAKAINKVHIGEAWIESVTMARLLREVWQNKVKSNEIIFHYPKNKKNTIKLTEREKEIIVLIGERLKNKQIADRLFVCEATVRHHLTSIYGKLNLNNRFELALYAYQNGLAKQPFITTTE is encoded by the coding sequence TTGACATCCCAATCATTCCCCCATTCAAGGATAGTACGTGTCTTACTAATACAGAATCAAGAGTGTGTAAGATTAGGATTGCGCCTGTTGCTTGAAAGTATGCCAGAGATTGAGGTAATTGGGGAGGCGTCGAATTATGCTCAAGCGATAACTGCTATCAAGCATAATCATCCTGATGTAATTTTACTGGATCACGAGCATGGTGGGGATTGTAGTATTGACACAATCCCGGATTTACTCGTCGCCTCAGAAAATGGAAAGGTCCTGGTTTTTACTGGAGAATGGAACCCAGATTCGCATTATAGGGCCTTTGGTCTTGGTGCGACTGGCTTAGTATTTAAAACTGACTCACCCACGGTCTTGGCCAAAGCTATAAATAAAGTTCATATCGGAGAAGCTTGGATTGAAAGTGTAACCATGGCTCGGCTATTACGAGAGGTGTGGCAAAACAAGGTCAAATCCAATGAAATCATCTTTCATTATCCGAAAAATAAAAAAAATACCATCAAACTAACGGAAAGAGAAAAAGAGATAATTGTTTTGATTGGTGAACGGCTAAAAAATAAACAGATTGCGGATAGACTGTTTGTTTGTGAGGCGACCGTTCGCCACCATTTGACCTCAATTTACGGAAAATTGAACTTGAATAATCGCTTTGAATTAGCTCTTTACGCCTATCAAAATGGACTGGCTAAGCAGCCATTTATTACTACGACCGAATAA
- a CDS encoding CpsD/CapB family tyrosine-protein kinase, with protein sequence MENRLEVLTNRISEPRRTKPFREEGQNASDNNLGQALEKIDFKYYSMSPSTSAKLEGRERGGLKISREILAEPSREISLNFFHVASHLVTLHENDLVASEQYDMLALRLIAGTTEKLFKRVLITSAQKGDGRTSVLINLAGALARAGKRVLVIDTDFVKPSVIRLLGIESQIGLAEIYGRGLPPGAAIVRVLPSDFHVLPMRERIDNSVEILTSPIFHEILEILDPNYDFILFDSPPMLDRADCSMLIKLVDTALVVVRQGATKVATMAKAVEQLSQEDIFGVVLNRITDY encoded by the coding sequence ATGGAAAATAGGTTAGAAGTATTAACTAACAGAATTAGTGAACCTCGCCGAACCAAGCCTTTTCGGGAAGAAGGGCAAAATGCCAGTGACAATAATCTGGGGCAAGCTCTAGAAAAGATTGATTTTAAATATTATTCGATGTCCCCATCAACTTCGGCCAAGCTTGAAGGAAGAGAAAGAGGCGGGCTCAAAATTTCCAGAGAAATTCTCGCGGAGCCCTCACGCGAGATTTCGCTGAATTTCTTTCACGTAGCTTCGCATCTGGTCACATTACACGAAAATGATCTGGTTGCGTCTGAACAATATGACATGTTGGCCCTCAGGCTAATTGCGGGAACAACAGAGAAGCTATTTAAACGTGTCTTGATTACTTCTGCACAAAAAGGAGATGGACGTACTAGCGTATTGATAAATCTCGCTGGTGCGTTGGCCCGCGCTGGTAAAAGGGTATTGGTAATCGACACTGATTTTGTAAAGCCATCTGTAATTAGATTATTGGGTATTGAGTCGCAGATTGGGTTGGCGGAAATTTATGGTCGAGGGCTACCCCCAGGTGCAGCAATTGTCAGAGTTCTACCCTCCGATTTTCACGTACTTCCCATGAGAGAGCGAATTGATAACTCAGTTGAGATACTTACTTCTCCGATTTTTCACGAAATACTCGAAATTCTCGATCCAAATTATGACTTTATACTTTTTGATTCCCCGCCAATGTTAGATCGAGCGGATTGTAGCATGTTGATCAAGTTGGTTGATACTGCTTTAGTGGTTGTGAGGCAAGGGGCTACGAAAGTAGCTACAATGGCTAAAGCTGTTGAACAATTGTCACAAGAGGATATTTTTGGTGTAGTGCTTAACAGGATAACTGACTATTAA
- a CDS encoding polysaccharide export protein: MQWLRRIVIAANLAILPLAVSLVTLLCYPAYSQSNSQVVSPVPGNGKDVVDDGLDEEYFKGIYRTFYESYRLGPGDEIAIRVLGQPDYSLSKIKVSPVGRIYHPLVGDIEVVGYTIQQLEKKLTADFSEYVINPQVSVSLEEAQSAKIGVLGEVRAPSIVIISRPMTILEAINSTGGFTETANRSDVLLLRQGRNGLMQQKKVDVKRILDGKARPEENLMVRAGDTVVVNSNLKKKMGNVMNSLRLISFLSFIALGRY; this comes from the coding sequence ATGCAATGGCTAAGAAGGATTGTCATTGCGGCCAATTTAGCTATTTTGCCGCTGGCCGTCAGCCTGGTCACATTGCTTTGTTACCCTGCTTATTCACAGTCAAACTCGCAAGTAGTTTCTCCCGTTCCTGGTAACGGTAAAGATGTTGTGGATGATGGGCTTGATGAAGAGTATTTCAAGGGGATTTATCGAACTTTCTATGAGTCATACCGCCTTGGCCCTGGGGATGAAATCGCCATTCGGGTTTTGGGACAGCCTGATTATTCGCTTTCCAAAATCAAGGTCTCACCAGTTGGGCGCATTTATCATCCACTGGTTGGGGATATTGAGGTTGTGGGATACACGATTCAACAATTGGAAAAGAAGCTTACTGCTGATTTTAGTGAGTACGTTATTAACCCTCAAGTAAGTGTCTCCTTGGAAGAAGCCCAAAGCGCCAAGATTGGCGTGCTTGGTGAGGTGAGGGCTCCTTCAATTGTTATTATTTCCAGGCCAATGACTATTCTCGAAGCAATTAATTCAACAGGCGGATTTACTGAAACCGCCAACCGCAGCGACGTACTTTTATTACGACAAGGTAGAAATGGCTTAATGCAGCAAAAAAAGGTAGATGTAAAGAGAATACTAGATGGGAAGGCAAGGCCAGAAGAAAACTTGATGGTTCGCGCCGGTGACACTGTTGTTGTAAATAGTAACTTGAAAAAGAAAATGGGAAATGTGATGAACTCGCTTAGGCTTATAAGCTTCCTCTCCTTTATAGCCTTGGGACGTTATTAA
- the rfbF gene encoding glucose-1-phosphate cytidylyltransferase, with protein MQVVILAGGRGTRLAEETTIRPKPMVEIGGKPMLWHIMNIYAHHGFKDFLVACGYKGELIKEYFHNYFIHHSDYLINLSDRSMEIITPNRLDWRIGAIDTGLEAMTGGRVLALKRLIGDHVFSVTYGDSLGNVDVGALVKFHRSHGKLATVTAVRPPARFGELILDGDRVTQFREKPQTGEGWINGGFFVFEPGIFDYLTDDQTVLEREPLERLAADGELMVFRHEGFWQPMDTLREKLLLESLWSEGRAPWKVWE; from the coding sequence ATGCAAGTAGTGATTTTGGCGGGCGGGCGCGGAACGCGTCTGGCCGAAGAAACTACGATTCGTCCGAAGCCGATGGTGGAAATCGGCGGCAAGCCTATGCTGTGGCACATCATGAACATTTATGCCCATCACGGCTTCAAGGATTTTCTGGTCGCTTGCGGATACAAAGGTGAACTGATTAAGGAGTATTTTCACAACTACTTCATTCACCACAGCGATTACCTGATCAATCTCAGCGACCGTTCAATGGAAATTATTACTCCCAACCGATTGGATTGGCGTATCGGAGCAATTGATACGGGCTTGGAGGCGATGACTGGCGGACGTGTATTGGCACTCAAACGATTGATCGGCGACCATGTGTTTTCGGTGACCTATGGCGACAGTTTGGGGAACGTAGATGTCGGCGCGCTGGTGAAATTTCATCGTTCACACGGAAAACTGGCGACGGTGACTGCGGTACGGCCTCCGGCGCGATTTGGCGAACTGATTCTGGACGGCGACCGCGTCACACAGTTTCGCGAAAAGCCGCAAACCGGTGAAGGTTGGATCAATGGCGGCTTCTTTGTATTTGAACCGGGAATTTTTGATTATCTGACCGACGACCAAACCGTGTTGGAACGCGAGCCTTTGGAACGATTGGCCGCCGATGGGGAGTTAATGGTGTTCCGTCACGAAGGCTTCTGGCAACCAATGGATACACTGCGAGAAAAACTTTTACTGGAATCTTTGTGGAGCGAGGGGAGAGCGCCTTGGAAAGTGTGGGAATGA
- a CDS encoding class I SAM-dependent methyltransferase, producing MSKSPVYHRRETCRACGEKSLRLFLPLGNQPLANSFLKSSDEFAEELFFPLDTHFCESCSLVQIPDVVDPEVLFRHYLYVTGTSDTIAQHNRAYAQSVTDMLWLTGDDLVVEVASNDGSLLRCFQDFGVKTLGVDPATNVAAMARANGVETINEFFNLDTAKKIRAEYGPAKAVIGNNVLAHVDDTQNFLRGCKEVIGKEGLVIIEMPYLGDLLNRTEYDTIYHEHLCYFSVNSLMRLCESAGLVIVRMDHVPIHGGSLRMHAGHAEVHQNHSAKVLTWAEEEKIKGFTDFLRYEQLARSVEHSRNSLVELLKQLNAEGKTVAGYGAAAKGNTLLNYCQITTDLVPYLVDKNPLKQGMLTPGMHIPVLPVSTLLERQPDYLLILAWNFAEEIMRQQSEYKARGGKFIIPIPEATVV from the coding sequence ATGTCCAAATCACCCGTTTATCATCGCAGAGAAACTTGCCGAGCCTGTGGAGAAAAAAGTCTCAGGCTGTTTTTGCCGTTAGGGAATCAACCGCTGGCGAATTCGTTTTTGAAATCGTCGGACGAATTTGCCGAAGAACTCTTCTTTCCGCTCGACACTCATTTCTGCGAAAGCTGTTCGTTGGTGCAAATTCCCGATGTGGTAGACCCGGAAGTGTTGTTCCGCCATTACCTGTATGTGACGGGCACGTCGGACACCATCGCGCAACACAATCGTGCATACGCGCAATCCGTGACCGACATGTTGTGGTTGACCGGGGACGATCTGGTCGTCGAAGTCGCCAGCAACGATGGCAGCCTGTTGCGGTGTTTTCAGGACTTTGGCGTGAAAACGCTCGGCGTTGACCCGGCCACCAACGTCGCCGCAATGGCGCGCGCAAACGGAGTAGAAACGATCAACGAGTTTTTCAACCTCGATACCGCCAAAAAGATTCGTGCGGAATACGGCCCGGCCAAAGCGGTCATCGGCAATAACGTGCTGGCGCACGTGGACGATACACAGAACTTTTTGCGCGGTTGCAAAGAAGTCATCGGCAAAGAGGGGTTGGTCATCATCGAAATGCCTTACCTGGGTGACCTGCTCAATCGCACGGAATACGACACGATTTACCACGAACACCTTTGTTACTTTTCCGTCAACTCGCTGATGCGGTTATGCGAATCCGCCGGGCTGGTCATCGTGCGAATGGATCATGTCCCGATTCATGGCGGCTCGTTACGAATGCACGCCGGTCACGCAGAGGTTCATCAAAACCATTCTGCAAAGGTTCTGACTTGGGCGGAAGAAGAGAAAATCAAGGGCTTCACCGATTTTCTGCGCTACGAACAATTGGCCAGAAGCGTCGAACACAGCCGTAATTCCCTGGTCGAATTGTTGAAACAGCTCAACGCCGAAGGCAAGACTGTCGCAGGCTATGGCGCGGCGGCAAAAGGAAACACGCTGTTGAATTACTGTCAAATCACGACTGACCTGGTGCCTTACCTGGTGGACAAAAACCCGTTGAAGCAGGGAATGCTCACGCCCGGAATGCACATTCCAGTCTTGCCGGTTTCGACATTGCTGGAACGGCAACCGGATTACCTGTTGATCCTAGCTTGGAACTTTGCGGAAGAAATCATGCGGCAGCAGAGCGAATACAAAGCTCGCGGCGGCAAATTCATTATCCCAATCCCCGAAGCGACGGTGGTGTGA
- a CDS encoding GDP-mannose 4,6-dehydratase: MNFWNRRNVFVTGATGLLGSWMTEELLDRGANVTCLIRDWVAESRLVNSETVGRINVVRGELEDYQLLARALNEYEIDSVFHLGAQTIVGTALRSPLSTFESNIRGTWNLMEACRVNSKIERVVIASSDKAYGEQEQLPYREDTPLNSKYPYDVSKSCSEFIASSYFHTYQTPVAITRCGNLYGGGDLNFNRLIPGTIRSALFDEAPVIRSDGKFIRDYFFVRDAVDAYLTLAERMPDPRFNGEAFNFSTETPVSVLELVDQILSLMGKTHLRPKVLNEASREIHKQYLSCEKARRMLNWQSKFSFDEGLSETIDWYRQKLNARPR; the protein is encoded by the coding sequence ATGAATTTCTGGAATCGTCGCAACGTCTTTGTGACGGGGGCAACCGGCTTACTCGGATCGTGGATGACGGAAGAATTGCTCGACCGCGGCGCGAACGTGACTTGCTTGATTCGCGATTGGGTGGCTGAAAGCCGGTTGGTGAACTCGGAAACCGTTGGGCGAATCAACGTGGTCCGAGGGGAATTGGAAGATTACCAGTTGCTGGCGCGCGCGCTGAATGAATACGAGATTGATTCGGTCTTTCATCTGGGAGCGCAAACCATTGTCGGCACGGCGCTGAGATCGCCGCTTTCGACCTTTGAATCGAACATTCGCGGAACCTGGAATCTGATGGAAGCCTGCCGCGTTAATTCGAAAATCGAACGCGTTGTGATCGCTTCCAGTGATAAGGCTTATGGCGAACAGGAACAATTGCCTTATCGCGAAGACACACCGCTGAACAGCAAATACCCATACGATGTTTCAAAAAGCTGTTCGGAGTTCATCGCGTCTTCATACTTCCACACCTATCAGACGCCCGTGGCCATCACGCGTTGTGGCAATTTATACGGCGGCGGCGATTTGAATTTCAACCGGTTGATCCCCGGAACAATCCGCTCGGCACTGTTCGATGAAGCTCCGGTTATCCGCAGCGACGGCAAATTCATCCGGGACTATTTCTTCGTGCGCGATGCGGTAGATGCTTATTTGACATTGGCTGAGCGAATGCCCGATCCGCGATTCAACGGCGAAGCTTTCAACTTCAGCACAGAAACACCAGTCTCCGTATTGGAACTGGTGGATCAAATACTGAGCTTGATGGGCAAAACGCATCTCCGCCCGAAGGTCCTGAACGAAGCCAGTCGCGAAATTCACAAACAGTATTTAAGCTGCGAAAAGGCCAGACGGATGCTGAACTGGCAGTCGAAGTTTTCATTCGATGAAGGCTTAAGCGAAACGATTGACTGGTATCGGCAAAAGTTGAATGCGAGGCCGCGATGA
- a CDS encoding sensor histidine kinase has product MKEFFFGNTQELPVMLAESIKTGRQKRQIIKSKSHWGEFSLQNDSSTFNVNKKIKLSLAQFFLELEATRELERKRIARELHDQIGQEIVALTLCLKGLKKEINSTPDTEVYFDQLGTIIGELEQQIHDIAWELRPLVLEDLGLNEALLSLVDRWSSTTSIKINFQYSILSEFELPKLVEGEIFRIVQEALTNIIKHAGASQVNIVLSSMEGSLLLQIIDDGCGIAQSFDCKSKNNSFGLTGIAERLELLSGSLKISSLPGRGTKLEANIPVYQKKKR; this is encoded by the coding sequence TTGAAAGAATTCTTTTTTGGCAATACCCAGGAGTTGCCAGTAATGCTTGCTGAATCAATAAAAACCGGAAGGCAAAAACGTCAAATAATCAAATCGAAAAGTCACTGGGGTGAGTTTAGCTTACAGAACGATTCGAGTACTTTTAATGTCAACAAGAAAATAAAGCTATCGCTTGCACAATTTTTCCTAGAACTAGAAGCTACTAGAGAGTTAGAACGCAAGCGAATAGCGCGAGAACTTCATGATCAAATTGGGCAGGAAATTGTAGCGCTAACTTTATGTCTCAAAGGGCTGAAAAAAGAAATAAATTCCACTCCTGATACAGAAGTCTATTTTGACCAACTGGGAACCATTATTGGTGAACTTGAGCAGCAGATACATGACATTGCTTGGGAGCTGAGGCCATTGGTTTTAGAAGACTTAGGGTTAAATGAAGCGTTATTGAGTCTCGTTGATAGATGGTCTTCAACTACCAGCATAAAGATCAATTTTCAGTATTCCATTTTAAGCGAGTTCGAGTTACCTAAATTAGTAGAGGGAGAAATTTTTCGAATTGTCCAGGAAGCTTTAACAAACATTATTAAACACGCGGGAGCAAGTCAGGTAAATATAGTTTTGTCATCAATGGAAGGCAGTTTGTTGCTTCAAATAATAGACGATGGATGTGGAATTGCTCAAAGTTTTGATTGTAAGAGTAAAAATAACAGTTTTGGTTTGACTGGAATAGCAGAAAGGCTCGAATTGTTGTCAGGTTCATTAAAAATTAGTTCATTACCTGGGCGAGGAACTAAATTGGAAGCTAACATACCCGTTTACCAAAAAAAGAAAAGGTAA
- a CDS encoding glycosyltransferase family 4 protein: protein MRIGVDATSRQNNRGYGRHARALLNALIPLDCDNRYTLFVDSIDADDELPSEAEVRLVSTDAPAALATAANGHRSAMDMLRMSRAMSDSRFDLLLFPTVYSYVPVLSRAKKIVMIHDVIAETYPQLTLPSFTSRLFWRTKVALGRWQADAIVTVSDYSRRGILEHFKTLPERVFVVGEANDPIFRPLPDPHPTKPLLELGVNGEGRTVVYVGGFSPHKNLEALVSAFAKVVEHPSFSDVQLVMVGEYQKEVFHSCYSAIKRQIAELGISSRVVFTGYLPDEELVVLLNLASVLVLPSLIEGFGLPAVEAAACGCPVIATTASPLPELLGEGGIFINPSNQEELDDALAHILESKALRQQMRAAGLAAAEKLTWGAAAHQMMDLIRQVTA from the coding sequence ATGAGAATCGGTGTTGATGCCACAAGCCGGCAAAACAATAGAGGATATGGGCGTCACGCGCGGGCGTTGTTGAATGCGCTGATCCCGCTGGACTGCGATAACAGGTATACTTTGTTCGTTGATTCAATTGACGCTGACGACGAACTGCCTTCTGAAGCGGAAGTTCGTCTGGTCAGCACGGACGCACCAGCCGCTTTGGCTACTGCTGCGAATGGTCACCGCTCAGCGATGGACATGCTGCGGATGAGTCGCGCAATGTCCGATTCCCGTTTTGATTTGCTGCTGTTCCCAACAGTTTACAGTTACGTCCCTGTGCTCAGCCGCGCGAAGAAAATCGTTATGATTCACGATGTGATTGCCGAAACGTATCCTCAACTGACATTGCCTAGTTTCACCTCACGCCTGTTCTGGCGAACGAAAGTTGCGCTTGGCCGTTGGCAGGCGGATGCCATCGTTACGGTTTCTGATTACTCTCGACGAGGGATTTTGGAGCATTTCAAGACCTTGCCCGAACGAGTTTTCGTCGTCGGTGAAGCTAACGATCCGATTTTTCGACCCTTGCCTGATCCACATCCGACCAAACCCCTGTTGGAATTGGGAGTCAATGGCGAGGGACGCACAGTTGTTTACGTCGGCGGATTCAGTCCGCATAAAAATCTTGAAGCCCTGGTTTCGGCATTCGCCAAAGTTGTCGAACATCCAAGTTTTTCCGATGTGCAATTGGTGATGGTTGGCGAATATCAGAAAGAGGTGTTTCATAGTTGTTATTCCGCAATCAAACGGCAAATTGCAGAACTCGGCATTTCCAGCCGCGTAGTTTTTACAGGGTATCTGCCGGATGAAGAATTGGTTGTTTTGCTGAATTTGGCCAGTGTACTGGTACTGCCTTCGCTGATCGAAGGATTTGGTTTGCCAGCCGTCGAAGCCGCGGCTTGCGGATGCCCTGTAATTGCCACAACAGCCAGTCCTTTACCGGAACTGTTGGGAGAAGGGGGAATCTTTATCAATCCATCCAATCAAGAAGAGTTAGACGATGCTTTAGCTCACATTTTGGAATCAAAAGCCTTACGTCAGCAGATGCGGGCAGCGGGGTTGGCTGCGGCTGAAAAACTGACGTGGGGGGCCGCCGCTCATCAGATGATGGATTTGATACGCCAGGTGACTGCATGA
- a CDS encoding glycosyltransferase family 4 protein: MTDRPLNFLHLTTFYPPYSFGGDAMYLYRLCHALGDEGHHVDVVHCIDSYHLQHPAEPEIKFADHPNVKVHGLRSGYKWLSPLLTQQTGRAYLKRRQIRELLDSNPYDVIHYHNTSLLGPEILTWRPKQGNPVKLYTTHEHWLICPMHVLWKFNNHPCEKPACLRCTLKGKRPPQLWRYTGMLERASAHIDHFVSPSRFTAEMHAKRGFPQPVGHLPYFIERVDKDWQNPGPRPQERPYFLFVGRLEKIKGLQTLIDVWQRIDKFDLLVAGTGNFEAELRTQAGENPRIKFLGALPQRELGSLYFHSQACIVPSLTYETFGIIIIEAFARKAPVIVRDLGALPEVVHDSGGGCVYRTNEELLKFIDRLGSSSTDRNEMGEKGYQAFLRNWCKEAHLKLYFKLASI; the protein is encoded by the coding sequence ATGACGGATCGTCCTCTCAATTTTCTACATCTCACAACCTTTTATCCGCCGTACAGTTTTGGTGGAGATGCGATGTACCTCTATAGGCTGTGCCACGCACTTGGGGACGAGGGCCATCACGTTGACGTTGTACATTGCATTGATTCTTACCATTTACAACATCCTGCGGAACCAGAAATCAAATTTGCCGATCACCCCAATGTCAAGGTTCACGGACTGCGTAGTGGTTACAAATGGCTTTCACCACTACTCACTCAGCAAACGGGTCGCGCATATCTAAAACGACGCCAAATTCGAGAGTTGCTCGATAGCAATCCCTACGATGTCATCCACTACCACAACACTTCTTTGCTTGGTCCGGAAATTCTGACTTGGCGGCCTAAACAGGGGAACCCCGTCAAATTGTATACAACCCATGAACATTGGCTGATTTGTCCCATGCATGTGCTTTGGAAGTTCAACAACCACCCATGTGAAAAACCGGCGTGTTTGCGTTGTACACTCAAGGGAAAACGTCCACCGCAGCTTTGGCGATACACTGGAATGCTTGAACGTGCAAGTGCTCATATTGACCATTTCGTTTCGCCGAGTCGTTTTACTGCGGAAATGCATGCAAAGCGCGGTTTCCCGCAACCTGTAGGGCACCTACCATATTTTATTGAACGTGTTGACAAGGATTGGCAAAATCCCGGCCCACGCCCACAAGAGCGTCCGTATTTTCTATTTGTGGGGAGATTGGAAAAGATAAAAGGGCTTCAAACCTTGATTGACGTTTGGCAGCGAATAGATAAGTTTGATCTCTTGGTTGCCGGGACGGGGAACTTTGAAGCTGAATTGCGCACTCAAGCGGGCGAAAATCCTCGCATTAAATTTCTTGGCGCGTTGCCTCAACGAGAACTAGGCTCTTTATACTTCCATTCGCAAGCCTGCATTGTCCCATCTCTTACTTATGAGACGTTTGGCATCATTATTATTGAGGCTTTTGCCCGAAAAGCACCTGTAATTGTCCGCGATCTCGGAGCTTTGCCAGAAGTCGTTCACGACAGTGGCGGAGGGTGTGTTTATCGTACCAACGAGGAGTTGCTAAAATTTATTGATAGGTTAGGAAGTTCTTCAACCGACCGAAATGAGATGGGTGAAAAGGGGTACCAAGCGTTTCTCAGAAATTGGTGTAAAGAAGCCCACTTAAAATTATATTTCAAGCTCGCCTCAATTTAG
- a CDS encoding alpha/beta hydrolase yields MKSLKTIAIGVVLLAALCVIVLGPRRVIVGGKKKLERGWLILNGGLIDVGGHRLRVERLGKGTPAVVFEAGLAQPRTTWGKVPNDVAAFTQTVIYDRAGLGDSDEVNGRRTSKETVAELHTMLKAAGIEAPYVLVGHSFGGLNVRLFASQFPDEVAGIVLVESSHEDEYNRLAALLPESQRNEYLRHEGGANYEKIDLLASAEQVKTAPALKLLPLIVISAPGNPSTVGEAAAKVHDELQIALGRLLPNASQITAERSGHFVQLDRPELVSDAIRKVIGQIQANH; encoded by the coding sequence ATGAAATCCCTGAAAACAATTGCTATTGGCGTGGTTTTGCTTGCCGCGCTGTGCGTAATCGTTTTAGGGCCACGCCGGGTCATTGTTGGCGGCAAAAAAAAGTTGGAACGCGGTTGGTTGATTTTGAACGGAGGCCTGATTGATGTGGGCGGGCATCGGTTGCGCGTTGAGCGATTGGGAAAGGGAACTCCTGCCGTCGTGTTTGAAGCAGGGCTGGCGCAGCCGCGAACGACTTGGGGAAAAGTTCCGAACGACGTTGCGGCATTCACCCAAACGGTGATTTATGATCGTGCAGGGCTGGGTGACAGTGACGAAGTAAACGGACGGCGAACCAGCAAGGAAACAGTTGCCGAGTTGCACACAATGTTGAAAGCCGCTGGCATTGAAGCTCCTTATGTTTTGGTCGGTCATTCCTTTGGTGGGTTGAATGTGCGGCTGTTTGCCAGTCAGTTCCCCGATGAAGTTGCCGGAATCGTTTTGGTGGAATCCTCGCACGAGGATGAATATAACCGGCTGGCAGCATTGTTGCCTGAGTCACAGCGAAACGAATATCTGCGACACGAAGGCGGCGCGAATTACGAAAAGATTGATTTGCTCGCCAGCGCCGAACAAGTGAAGACCGCCCCGGCATTGAAATTGCTGCCACTGATCGTCATCAGTGCTCCAGGCAATCCAAGTACAGTAGGGGAAGCCGCCGCAAAAGTTCATGACGAGTTGCAGATTGCTCTCGGCCGATTGCTACCGAACGCTTCCCAGATCACCGCTGAGAGAAGCGGGCACTTCGTGCAACTGGACCGTCCGGAACTTGTAAGCGATGCGATTCGAAAGGTTATCGGACAAATTCAAGCCAACCACTGA
- a CDS encoding response regulator transcription factor, with amino-acid sequence MSKLGVFLVDDHPIVRKGLKALISEQADMEVIGEAGNGRDVLVQLKDSRPDVIVLDITLPDINGIQVMERIKQSGLEVKILVLTVHESSGYLRQVFQVGATGYLLKRTAGDELIHAIRVVSSGGAYLDPTLAGRMVNALVQNLPQKEEEAVPKSKLSEREKEVLHLLSLGFSNKEIASQLSLSSKTIETYKARLIEKLGLASRAELVRYALNQGWLQTI; translated from the coding sequence ATGTCAAAACTGGGGGTCTTTCTGGTAGATGATCATCCAATTGTACGCAAAGGGTTAAAGGCTTTGATCTCTGAACAAGCTGATATGGAGGTAATTGGCGAAGCCGGAAATGGAAGAGATGTTTTAGTGCAACTGAAAGATTCGCGTCCTGATGTAATTGTTCTCGATATCACATTGCCAGATATAAATGGAATTCAAGTGATGGAACGTATTAAACAGTCTGGCTTAGAAGTCAAAATACTAGTGTTAACTGTGCACGAATCGAGTGGGTATTTACGCCAAGTGTTTCAAGTTGGTGCTACAGGCTATTTGTTAAAGAGAACTGCTGGAGATGAATTAATACATGCGATAAGAGTGGTATCATCAGGCGGTGCGTATTTAGACCCGACTCTTGCCGGAAGAATGGTAAACGCGTTGGTTCAAAATTTGCCTCAAAAGGAAGAAGAGGCTGTCCCCAAAAGCAAGTTGAGTGAAAGAGAAAAAGAGGTATTGCACTTACTTTCGCTAGGGTTTAGCAATAAAGAAATTGCCAGCCAATTATCATTGAGTTCAAAAACTATAGAAACTTATAAAGCTAGGTTAATTGAAAAGCTTGGCTTGGCCAGTCGTGCTGAATTAGTCCGCTACGCTTTAAATCAAGGATGGCTTCAAACTATTTGA